The proteins below are encoded in one region of Gambusia affinis linkage group LG07, SWU_Gaff_1.0, whole genome shotgun sequence:
- the lrrn1 gene encoding leucine-rich repeat neuronal protein 1 yields the protein MARWKMDSCAQVLGGLVLASVALSLVQSNDCPQLCVCEIRPWFTPQSTYREATTVDCNDLRLTRIPGNLSSETQVLLLQSNYIARTSEELEQLFNLTELDLSQNNFSTIRDVGLTNMSQLTTLHLEENQIMEMPDYCLQDLSNLQELYINHNHISTISAKAFSGLHNLLRLHLNSNKLKTISSQWFDSTPNLEILMIGENPVVGIMDFNFKPLGNLRSLVLAGMDLKDIPGNAFVGLDNLESLSFYDNKLVGVPQRALQKLPNLKFLDLNKNPVHKIQEGDFKNMLRLKELGINNMGELVSIDRYALDNLPELTKLEATNNPKFSYINRQAFRDVPALESLMLNNNALNALYQSTVDALPNLREISIHSNPLRCDCVIQWMGSNKTTVRFMEPLSMFCSMPPEVRGMHVREVLQKRLLNQCLPLISHDTFPTHLSLEIGMTLDLDCRAISQPEPEIYWVTPMGHKVMTDTLSDKYRLSKEGTLRISHIQVEDSGRYTCVAQNSEGVDTKVTAIKVNGTLLDNTQLLKIYVKQTESHSILVSWKISSNVMASNLKWSSATMKIDNPHITYTARVPVDVHEYNLTHLQPATEYEVCLTVSSVQQQPQKSCVNVTTKQAAFAVEISDQGTNTALAAVMGTMFALISLVLLGVYTAKRWKRKNYHHSLKKYMQKTSSIPLNELYPPLINLWEADSEKEKEGTSETKPSQVDTTRSYYMW from the coding sequence ATGGCTAGATGGAAGATGGACAGCTGTGCTCAGGTTCTTGGTGGCTTGGTTCTGGCATCTGTAGCACTCTCTCTTGTCCAAAGCAATGACTGCCCTCAGCTGTGCGTGTGTGAAATCAGACCCTGGTTCACCCCTCAGTCCACCTACAGAGAAGCTACAACAGTGGACTGCAATGACCTTCGCCTAACACGGATCCCGGGAAACCTGTCCAGTGAAACTCAAGTTCTCCTCTTGCAGAGCAACTACATCGCTAGGACCAGCGAGGAACTGGAGCAACTCTTCAacctgacagaactggacctgTCTCAAAATAACTTCAGTACAATTCGAGATGTTGGTCTCACCAACATGTCCCAACTCACCACGCTTCATCTGGAGGAGAACCAGATCATGGAAATGCCCGACTACTGTCTGCAGGACCTTAGCAACCTGCAGGAACTCTACATCAACCACAATCACATCAGCACCATTTCTGCCAAGGCCTTCTCTGGGCTTCATAACCTACTCAGGCTTCACCTCAACTCCAACAAGCTCAAAACCATCAGCAGCCAGTGGTTTGATTCTACGCCAAATCTGGAGATACTCATGATCGGAGAGAACCCGGTTGTTGGAATTATGGACTTTAACTTCAAGCCGCTGGGCAATCTGAGGAGTTTGGTTTTAGCCGGGATGGATTTGAAAGATATTCCTGGAAACGCCTTTGTGGGACTTGACAATCTCGAGAGCCTCTCTTTCTACGACAACAAGTTGGTTGGAGTGCCTCAGAGAGCCCTTCAGAAACTACCAAACCTGAAATTCCtggatttaaacaaaaacccAGTACACAAAATACAGGAGGGGGATTTCAAGAACATGCTCAGATTGAAGGAATTGGGGATAAATAACATGGGAGAGTTGGTTTCTATTGACCGTTACGCTTTGGACAACCTTCCTGAGCTCACTAAACTAGAGGCAACAAACAACCCCAAGTTCTCTTATATTAATCGGCAGGCCTTTCGGGATGTCCCAGCTTTGGAGAGCCTAATGCTAAACAACAATGCCCTGAATGCCCTTTATCAGTCCACTGTGGATGCTCTGCCCAACTTGCGAGAGATCAGCATCCATAGCAACCCTCTGCGCTGTGATTGCGTCATCCAGTGGATGGGTTCCAACAAAACCACAGTGCGATTTATGGAGCCGCTGTCCATGTTCTGCTCGATGCCGCCAGAGGTCAGGGGGATGCATGTGCGTGAAGTGCTGCAGAAAAGGTTACTAAATCAGTGTTTGCCCCTGATCTCTCACGATACCTTCCCCACCCACCTCAGTTTAGAAATTGGAATGACCTTGGATTTGGACTGCAGGGCTATTTCACAGCCTGAGCCTGAGATCTATTGGGTGACACCAATGGGACACAAGGTTATGACTGACACTTTGTCTGACAAGTACCGCCTTAGCAAAGAGGGGACACTGAGAATTTCCCACATCCAAGTTGAAGACTCCGGCAGGTACACCTGCGTGGCTCAAAACTCTGAGGGAGTTGACACAAAAGTGACAGCGATAAAGGTCAACGGCACTCTGCTGGACAACACGCAGCTCTTAAAGATCTACGTCAAACAGACGGAATCGCACTCCATCCTCGTCTCCTGGAAAATAAGCTCAAACGTCATGGCCTCCAACCTCAAGTGGTCGTCCGCAACTATGAAAATCGACAACCCTCACATCACTTACACTGCCAGGGTTCCCGTGGACGTCCACGAGTACAACCTGACGCATCTTCAGCCGGCGACCGAGTACGAAGTGTGCCTCACCGTATCCAGCGTCCAGCAACAGCCGCAGAAGTCGTGTGTGAATGTCACGACGAAGCAAGCGGCCTTCGCGGTGGAAATATCCGATCAAGGGACCAACACGGCTCTGGCCGCAGTCATGGGAACGATGTTTGCGCTCATCAGCCTGGTTTTACTGGGCGTTTACACTGCCAAGAGGTGGAAGAGAAAGAATTATCACCATTCCCTGAAGAAGTACATGCAGAAGACCTCATCGATACCGCTAAATGAGCTGTACCCCCCTCTCATTAACCTGTGGGAGGCAGACAGTGA